One genomic region from Xyrauchen texanus isolate HMW12.3.18 chromosome 4, RBS_HiC_50CHRs, whole genome shotgun sequence encodes:
- the paxx gene encoding protein PAXX isoform X2, which translates to MEQKRSESKYVLCTLLDKKDQSKYVFFTQKRSAGDIIGFTNGEDVWKIHLSEEILSQFLKKFSLKSTEDYTLKLKCACRTGRAFVTLQEDSAVLHLGCEPTDLTLSLSKLTDSEGRTEVKDLLFEMADSLTQLENGGATSSFYPVSSPQKRTTVFEPRKQHKDPSVAVRKRLPGGSLINPGSKRKKPATGVAFDDEDE; encoded by the exons ATGGAACAGAAAAGATCCGAATCCAAATATGTTCTCTGCACATTGCTGGATAAAAAGGATCAGTCCAAGTATGTCTTTTTTACACAAAAGAGATCAGCAGGAGACATAATAGG ATTTACCAATGGCGAAGATGTTTGGAAAATACATCTCTCAGAAGAGATCCTGTCTCAGTTT CTCAAGAAGTTCTCATTAAAATCCACAGAAGACTATACTTTGAAACTCAA ATGTGCATGTAGGACTGGCCGAGCATTTGTGACACTGCAGGAGGACAGTGCTGTGCTGCATTTAGGTTGTGAGCCCACAGATCTGACTCTGTCTCTGTCAAAACTCACTGACTCAGAGGGGAGGACAGAAGTCAAAGACCTGCTTTTTGAGATGGCTGACAGCCTGACACAGCTAGAGAATGGAG GTGCTACATCTTCATTTTATCCAGTCAGCAGCCCTCAGAAGAGAACTACTG TATTTGAACCTAGAAAACAACATAAGGATCCATCAGTAGCAGTAAGAAAACGTCTTCCTGGGGGTTCTCTCATCAACCCAGGATCAAAAAG AAAGAAACCTGCAACAGGTGTGGCTTTTGACGATGAAGATGAATAA
- the paxx gene encoding protein PAXX isoform X1, translated as MEQKRSESKYVLCTLLDKKDQSKYVFFTQKRSAGDIIGFTNGEDVWKIHLSEEILSQFLKKFSLKSTEDYTLKLKCACRTGRAFVTLQEDSAVLHLGCEPTDLTLSLSKLTDSEGRTEVKDLLFEMADSLTQLENGGATSSFYPVSSPQKRTTVFEPRKQHKDPSVAVRKRLPGGSLINPGSKRSSSLMLLATFMPQLNLAQI; from the exons ATGGAACAGAAAAGATCCGAATCCAAATATGTTCTCTGCACATTGCTGGATAAAAAGGATCAGTCCAAGTATGTCTTTTTTACACAAAAGAGATCAGCAGGAGACATAATAGG ATTTACCAATGGCGAAGATGTTTGGAAAATACATCTCTCAGAAGAGATCCTGTCTCAGTTT CTCAAGAAGTTCTCATTAAAATCCACAGAAGACTATACTTTGAAACTCAA ATGTGCATGTAGGACTGGCCGAGCATTTGTGACACTGCAGGAGGACAGTGCTGTGCTGCATTTAGGTTGTGAGCCCACAGATCTGACTCTGTCTCTGTCAAAACTCACTGACTCAGAGGGGAGGACAGAAGTCAAAGACCTGCTTTTTGAGATGGCTGACAGCCTGACACAGCTAGAGAATGGAG GTGCTACATCTTCATTTTATCCAGTCAGCAGCCCTCAGAAGAGAACTACTG TATTTGAACCTAGAAAACAACATAAGGATCCATCAGTAGCAGTAAGAAAACGTCTTCCTGGGGGTTCTCTCATCAACCCAGGATCAAAAAGGTCATCATCATTGATGTTATTGGCTACGTTCATGCCACAGCTGAATTTGGCCCAAATCTGA
- the LOC127642960 gene encoding 39S ribosomal protein L41, mitochondrial, with protein sequence MGVLSALTRGLVRGADRMAEFTSKRGPRTFYKSRGARPTGVLTSSRKFIPVRAMIPEFVVPNLEGFNLKPYVSYKTPEGTEQPMTPEELFTQVVAPQIERDIEEGVFTKENLEKYGLEKTQEGKLFKLHPKNFIN encoded by the coding sequence ATGGGGGTGCTCTCAGCGCTGACACGGGGGCTTGTGAGAGGAGCTGACAGAATGGCTGAGTTCACAAGTAAGCGTGGCCCTAGGACATTCTACAAGAGTAGAGGCGCCAGACCCACTGGAGTGCTCACCTCCAGCAGAAAATTCATACCTGTACGGGCCATGATACCAGAGTTTGTGGTGCCTAATTTGGAGGGATTTAACCTGAAACCCTATGTATCTTACAAGACCCCAGAAGGAacagagcagcccatgactccaGAGGAGCTCTTCACTCAGGTGGTGGCTCCACAGATTGAGAGAGACATTGAGGAGGGTGTTTTCACGAAGGAGAATCTTGAAAAATATGGCTTGGAGAAAACACAAGAAGGAAAATTGTTCAAGTTGCATCCCAAGAACTTTATTAATTAA